A stretch of DNA from Excalfactoria chinensis isolate bCotChi1 chromosome 6, bCotChi1.hap2, whole genome shotgun sequence:
GTGCCATTGTGCAATGCCAGGGCAGCCCCAGGCAGGGCAGTGATACCGGTTGTGTGCATAGGTCTGGTTCAGCACAAGCTCCTCATAGCGCTGCCGAGCAAAGTTGCCTCCAAAGCCCAGGAAGGTGTTGACGTAGACACGGTACACGTGGCCGGTGTGCTGCACGTCACAGCCCAGGTTGAACTCTGCCAGCAGGCTCTTAGCAGCCTCCTcctggggacaggacaagggaccATCAGCAGCGGTGAACACTGGGCAGCTCTCAGTGCCAGCTACTTGCCCAACACACACCTGCTGAGGGGACGCAAAGGCTCCAGAGCCGGGCACCTCATAGGCGATCTGCAGAGAGGCCCCCCCCATGTCTAGGATCCCAACCGTTCGTTTCCGTACCAAGGATTCCACCTGGTCTCCCAGCGCCACGGTGACAACTGCAGCCTCCTCTGCAACCCACAGCAGTGTGTCAGTGAGGGGCGGGGGGGCATTCCTTCACTGGTACCTCCTGATGCCCCTCACCTGTAGGAATTGAGGGCCAAAGGGCTGCATGCTGCCTGCCCCAGAGCTGCCGTGCAAGCAGCTGGACTCACCATCCTCGTGATCAAACCGTCCCAGCACAAAGTTGATGCCGATCCAAGCGTAGACACCTGGGCACGACAGAATGAGTTTGTCTTAAGGAATGATCCCACACTGGCTGCATGCGATGCCAGCAGCCCCGTGTGCTCCCTGCTAGGACACGAGGACAGGGCAGCGCTTCCCACCTTCCTGCTTTCCTGAGATGACTTCAGCATGCGacttggagaagaggaaatcGAACTCCAGGGGCACGTTTTTCACCAGGTTCTCCAGAATGGCAGCTTGCAGCCTGAGGGGCACAGTGACCTCTGGGAGATGCTCCTTGTCGGGACAAGAGCAACAGAGAGCGGAATCTCACAGCTCTGCCGGATGCTCCCTGACCCGGCCCCGTGCTCACCTCTCAGGCAGCAGCCGCATGCCAGCCGTGCACAGAACATACAGCGGCGTCTCCTTGTGCTTCCCTGCCGGCACGTGTGCGGCCGCGAAGCGCAGCAGGGGCCGCAGGTAGGCTGTGGCTCGCTCCGGGGTCGCGGCGGCCACAGAGATGCCTGCGTGGATGGTTGTCACCGACCGGCCCGGCGCCGCCAGCCGTTAGCAGCGCTCGGTGCCGCACTCACCGGGTTTAACCTTCATGACGACGGGGCGGCTGCCGCGGTCCCGCATCTGCCGGATGTCCAACAAGTCGTGCGGGTGCCCGTTGTGCGGCGGCCACACGTAGACGAACACCCGGGAGCCGCTGCTGCCGCAGTCCACCACCACCCCGTAGCTCAGCGACGCGTCCTCCGTGTCGGTGGCCGCCAGCTCCTCCATCCGCGCCAGGTACCTGCGCCGGGGGACGGATCGGGCTCGTTCGGCGCCGCGCGCACCGGGCCCCGGAGTCCCCGCCGCCCCGTCCCCGCTCACCTCTCGTTCCGCGGGGCGTCACGGCGCGGCGAAGCCCAgcggcggggcccggcggccgccagcaacagcagcagccccgcGGCCACAGCCAGACCCAGCGCCGCCGGGCGCTGCCGCGGGGCCGGGAAGCCGCAAGACACGGCCGAGCGGCACGGCGGGCACGGGGCGGCGATCCTGCGGGAACGAGGCGCGGCTCAGAGACCGGACCGCACCGAAACcgacccggcccggccccgccgcgctcaCCTGGCCATGTGCGTCCGCCACCCGCCCGCGCATCGCCCCGCGCCGCCGACGCCGGCACCCGCAGCCGGTACCCGCGGCCACGTCACCCGGCGCCCCTCCTCCCGCCCGCCAATAGCGGGCCCCGGCCTCCCGCAGCGCCCCGCCCCCGAGCTGCCGCCTCATCCAATCGGCGCCCCCGCCAGGTTCGGCCCCGCCCGCGCAGCCCGGGAGCCGATCGGCGCCCCCCGGCGGCGGGAAGCCGCACCTGGCCCAGCGCCGCCTTCCGTGCCCGAGGGGCGCCGCGTGACGTCACCCGCCGACTTCCTCTCTCCCGTCACCCCCCGCGCCGAGCCAATCGGAGCCTCCCAAATAAACTGCACGCGCCGAGGCCTGGAGTGGCGGGCGAAGCAGCCAATGGCGTCGCTCCGGCCCCGTTTGGAGGGGAACTAGCCGTGAGACGCGCGACCGACCGAAGGTCGCGGGCCCGCCGCCCAATGGTCCGCGCGGAGAGGCGGGACGAAAAGTTGAGGGGCCCAATGCGGTGCTCGAAACCGCGGGGCGGTGAAGGGCGCGGGCCAATAGGCGGCGTGGAAGAGCGAGCCATCGACCAACGGCGGCCCCCGCCGCGACGGGGCGGTGGCCAATGAGCGCGGCTCGAGGGGGCGGAGGGCGGCGGCTCGAGCCAACGGCCGCGCGGCGGAGGCGGGGCGCGGGAGGAGACGGCCAATGGGCGAGCGggggcggagcggcgcggcgcggggccgggaaggcggcggcggcggcggcggcgccaTGGAGCTGGGGGCGGGCGCGGGGGCGGGTGCCGGCCCCGGCgcgcggggcggcgcggagTCGGGCCgcgtcctgctgctgctgatgggcggcggcggcggcggcgcgggccgggcgcggcggggcggcgcggaGGCGGCGGGTCCCGGGGGAGCCGAGGCGGCTCGAGGCCCGGAGCCGCGCTCGCCGCCCGCCCCCGACTACGAGGCGCTGCCGCAGGGCGCCGCCGTGTCCACGCACATGCTGGCGGGCGCCGTGGCCGGCATCATGGAGCACTGCGTGATGTACCCCATCGACTGCGTCAAGGTGCCGCCGGCTAccggggcggggcggccgggCCTACCCGGGGGGTCGGGGGGGGCCGGTCCCGGCGGGCAGGCCCCGCTCGCGGGGCGGATCACCGGGGCCTTAACCGGGTTCGTCTTTCAGACTCGGATGCAGAGCCTGCGGCCCGAGCCCGCCGCCCGCTACCGGAACGTGCTGGAGGCCCTGTGGCGCATCGTGCGTACCGAGGGCGTGTGGAGACCCATGCGGGGCCTGAACATCACCGCCACCGGCGCGGGCCCGGCGCACGCCCTGTACTTCGCCTGCTACGAAAAGTTAAAAAAGACGCTGAGCGACGTCATCCAGGCGGGGGGCAATAGCCATGTGGCCAACGGTATCGTCCCGCCGCGCCCTGCTCGGGGCCagcggggccgggagcggggagggggccgcggggctgcgggagggGCCCGGGGGGGCCCTAAAGCCGTGTCCTCTCCGCAGCCGCGCCCGTCTGAGATGCCCCGGGTGCGGGCCCGGCTCCTGGGGATGCCCGCGGATGGGAGCCGCTAACGGGAGCCGGGAGCCGCCGCGGGGGGGTTGGCGGCACGGAGCGGATGCGGTGCTGTGGTTTCCAGCAAGCGGCCGCCTCGGGAGAGCGCGGGGACGCGGGGGGAGCAGGGCACGGTCTGCACGGTGTGCCGCTGGTGGCGTCTGCTTCCCGGTGTCCGGCGGGAGCCCTGCGAGCCGGTGGCCGTCTGTCCCACGAGCGACAGGGCTCGGGTCCTGCCTGGCCCGCGAGACGTGACAgactgctgtgctcttctccctctctctgctgaaCTCTTTCCGGGTGGGAGCTTCTTCGCACCGGCCGCCTCTCCGGAGACTGAGGCTGCCTCTGGATCTCATCCTCCTCAGCTCTGGTGGAGGCCTTGGGGTCCTGGTGGAGCCCTGGGGTCTCTCGCCGTCTCCTCCCCTCACATGTGGCAGTTCTTGTTTTGCAGGTGCAGCCGGGTGTGTAGCAACATTGCTCCACGATGCAGCGATGAACCCTGCAGAAGGTAATGGTGATCCTGTCCGGTGGGGTTAAGGGGGGGCTGAGTGGGATCTGCTTGGGCTGCTCTATGACACCTGTCTGGCACCTCTGGCCTTGCTGCTTGCCCAGCCTCAGGGATCCTTTGATGGGACGCTATACGGTCCATTTGGGGGAGCCCAGTAGCTGCCAGTGGGCGAGTAAGAGGGATGGATGCTGTGGGGAGCGCAGTAAACTCCAGCTGCAGAGGAGTTGGGAGAGGCAGGTTTTGACCAAAGCTGTGCGCTCCTGACAGCTGCCTGGAGctcagaggaagcagcaggtaTGGGATCCTCACGGTTAGTCATTGCAAGTGCATTGAAACTAGACAGTATTGTGGGGAAAGGTCCTCTGGAGGATGTGATGTGGTTCTGGGTCTGTGCTGGCGAAGAAATCCATGCTGtaagcagagcagctgtttgTCTCTCAGCCTCTGCAGTGGGCAGCTGCTTTCGCTGTCTGTTGTCAGTTTGTCCTTGGAGCTCCACTTCTTACTGCAGCTGTAAGATTTGTAGTCATGGCATTTGTAGGATAATACGGATCTAGAAACCTGGCTGGAACGTAACAGGATGACCACAGTGggaattattttctgtacagtAGATCTGTAGGGGTGGATGGTGGATTGTGTTGCCTGAAGCAGAGGTGCACACTTTGAATATTGAACTTATTTGCCTGATATGAAGCTGGTCCCTCAAAGAGGccgcagcagctgcagaggtggCAGGTGGTGGTGCTCTGATGGCACTATCTTGTTCAGATGTGATAATACAGACCTGCCCAGGGGCCTGCTggacagcactgctcagagggGTCCATCACAGGAACCTGGCTTCACActgactctttttctctcctcttcctctcccgTGCCTGGATC
This window harbors:
- the SLC25A28 gene encoding mitoferrin-2, with the translated sequence MGERGRSGAARGREGGGGGGGAMELGAGAGAGAGPGARGGAESGRVLLLLMGGGGGGAGRARRGGAEAAGPGGAEAARGPEPRSPPAPDYEALPQGAAVSTHMLAGAVAGIMEHCVMYPIDCVKTRMQSLRPEPAARYRNVLEALWRIVRTEGVWRPMRGLNITATGAGPAHALYFACYEKLKKTLSDVIQAGGNSHVANGAAGCVATLLHDAAMNPAEVVKQRMQMYNSPYQRVTDCVRTVWRNEGAGAFYRSYTTQLTMNIPFQAIHFMTYEFLQEHLNPHRQYNPGSHVVSGACAGAVAAAATTPLDVCKTLLNTQESLALSSNISGHITGMANAFRTVYQVGGVTAYFRGVQARVIYQMPSTAIAWSVYEFFKYILTKRQEERRAGK
- the ENTPD7 gene encoding ectonucleoside triphosphate diphosphohydrolase 7 isoform X2, with the protein product MARYLARMEELAATDTEDASLSYGVVVDCGSSGSRVFVYVWPPHNGHPHDLLDIRQMRDRGSRPVVMKVKPGISVAAATPERATAYLRPLLRFAAAHVPAGKHKETPLYVLCTAGMRLLPERLQAAILENLVKNVPLEFDFLFSKSHAEVISGKQEGVYAWIGINFVLGRFDHEDEEAAVVTVALGDQVESLVRKRTVGILDMGGASLQIAYEVPGSGAFASPQQEEAAKSLLAEFNLGCDVQHTGHVYRVYVNTFLGFGGNFARQRYEELVLNQTYAHNRLHSQQTGLSPETPFLDPCLPVGLEDTVTRGSKTLYVRGRGDWQACALLLHPLLAGSNSSQDSLTGAYKAPIDFSNSEFYGFSEFFYCTEDVLRLGGHYSARAFISAAQEYCSQSWEVLTQRFQSGLYSAHADEHRLKYQCFKSAWMYQVLHQGFHFPLDYPSLHTAQLVYDREVQWTLGAILYKTRFLPLRDLRQESSRQAHTSWLRLSFVYNHYLFFACILVVGLAIVLYLLRLRRIHRRQLDLLWLDKVVLLPPGQADLP
- the ENTPD7 gene encoding ectonucleoside triphosphate diphosphohydrolase 7 isoform X3; this encodes MEELAATDTEDASLSYGVVVDCGSSGSRVFVYVWPPHNGHPHDLLDIRQMRDRGSRPVVMKVKPGISVAAATPERATAYLRPLLRFAAAHVPAGKHKETPLYVLCTAGMRLLPERLQAAILENLVKNVPLEFDFLFSKSHAEVISGKQEGVYAWIGINFVLGRFDHEDEEAAVVTVALGDQVESLVRKRTVGILDMGGASLQIAYEVPGSGAFASPQQEEAAKSLLAEFNLGCDVQHTGHVYRVYVNTFLGFGGNFARQRYEELVLNQTYAHNRLHSQQTGLSPETPFLDPCLPVGLEDTVTRGSKTLYVRGRGDWQACALLLHPLLAGSNSSQDSLTGAYKAPIDFSNSEFYGFSEFFYCTEDVLRLGGHYSARAFISAAQEYCSQSWEVLTQRFQSGLYSAHADEHRLKYQCFKSAWMYQVLHQGFHFPLDYPSLHTAQLVYDREVQWTLGAILYKTRFLPLRDLRQESSRQAHTSWLRLSFVYNHYLFFACILVVGLAIVLYLLRLRRIHRRQLDLLWLDKVVLLPPGQADLP
- the ENTPD7 gene encoding ectonucleoside triphosphate diphosphohydrolase 7 isoform X1, which encodes MARIAAPCPPCRSAVSCGFPAPRQRPAALGLAVAAGLLLLLAAAGPRRWASPRRDAPRNERYLARMEELAATDTEDASLSYGVVVDCGSSGSRVFVYVWPPHNGHPHDLLDIRQMRDRGSRPVVMKVKPGISVAAATPERATAYLRPLLRFAAAHVPAGKHKETPLYVLCTAGMRLLPERLQAAILENLVKNVPLEFDFLFSKSHAEVISGKQEGVYAWIGINFVLGRFDHEDEEAAVVTVALGDQVESLVRKRTVGILDMGGASLQIAYEVPGSGAFASPQQEEAAKSLLAEFNLGCDVQHTGHVYRVYVNTFLGFGGNFARQRYEELVLNQTYAHNRLHSQQTGLSPETPFLDPCLPVGLEDTVTRGSKTLYVRGRGDWQACALLLHPLLAGSNSSQDSLTGAYKAPIDFSNSEFYGFSEFFYCTEDVLRLGGHYSARAFISAAQEYCSQSWEVLTQRFQSGLYSAHADEHRLKYQCFKSAWMYQVLHQGFHFPLDYPSLHTAQLVYDREVQWTLGAILYKTRFLPLRDLRQESSRQAHTSWLRLSFVYNHYLFFACILVVGLAIVLYLLRLRRIHRRQLDLLWLDKVVLLPPGQADLP